The Daucus carota subsp. sativus chromosome 2, DH1 v3.0, whole genome shotgun sequence genome includes a window with the following:
- the LOC108209615 gene encoding leucoanthocyanidin dioxygenase, translating into MVATTLESPRVETLAGSGIQLIPKEYVRPKDELVSITNIFEEEKSDEGPQVPTVDIADILSDDRAVREKCYERIKDAAVDWGVMHLVNHGISNELMDRVRVAGQAFFAEPIGEKEKYANDPGTGMIQGYGSKLANNASGQLEWEDYFFHLVYPEEKADLSIWPKKPQDYIPATREYAKELRGLATKLLSALSIGLGLEEGRLEKEVGGMEELILQMKINYYPKCPQPELALGVEAHTDVSALSFILHNMVPGLQLFYGGKWVTAKCVPDSIIVHIGDTLEILSNGKYKSILHRGLVNKEKVRISWAVFCEPPKEKIILKPLPETVTEAEPPLFPPRTFAQHMAHKLFRKSQEAIDDSKKVQPQEQNNAETDIPQPEEQQKTVESKPQKIEILKPGEEASTSP; encoded by the exons ATGGTCGCGACTACCTTAGAATCTCCAAGAGTAGAGACCCTGGCTGGGAGTGGCATTCAGCTAATCCCGAAAGAATACGTGAGGCCGAAAGATGAACTTGTCAGCATCACCAACATTTTCGAGGAGGAAAAGAGTGATGAAGGCCCTCAGGTGCCCACAGTCGACATAGCTGATATTCTGTCTGATGACAGAGCTGTCAGGGAGAAATGCTATGAAAGAATTAAGGATGCTGCCGTGGACTGGGGAGTCATGCACCTTGTTAACCACGGGATCTCAAATGAGCTCATGGATCGTGTTAGAGTGGCTGGACAGGCGTTTTTTGCTGAACCAATTGGCGAGAAGGAGAAGTATGCAAATGATCCGGGCACTGGAATGATTCAAGGGTATGGAAGCAAGCTAGCCAACAATGCCAGCGGCCAGCTTGAGTGGGAAGACTATTTCTTCCACCTTGTTTACCCCGAAGAGAAAGCTGATTTGTCTATTTGGCCTAAGAAACCACAGGACTACAT TCCGGCAACAAGGGAGTACGCGAAGGAGTTAAGAGGCCTCGCGACAAAGTTACTATCTGCATTATCTATAGGACTGGGACTTGAAGAAGGAAGGCTAGAAAAAGAAGTTGGCGGAATGGAAGAGCTAATACTCCAGATGAAGATCAATTACTACCCGAAGTGTCCTCAACCTGAACTGGCTCTCGGTGTTGAAGCTCACACTGATGTGAGTGCACTCAGTTTCATACTCCATAATATGGTTCCTGGGCTACAACTCTTCTATGGAGGCAAGTGGGTGACCGCTAAATGTGTTCCAGACTCTATTATAGTACACATTGGGGACACACTTGAAATTTTAAGCAATGGCAAGTATAAAAGCATTCTTCACAGGGGACTTGTGAACAAGGAGAAAGTTAGAATTTCGTGGGCTGTTTTCTGTGAGCCTCCTAAAGAGAAGATTATTCTAAAGCCACTGCCAGAGACAGTAACTGAGGCTGAGCCACCGCTCTTTCCACCCCGTACCTTTGCTCAGCATATGGCACACAAGCTGTTCAGGAAGAGCCAGGAAGCTATTGATGACTCGAAAAAGGTTCAGCCACAGGAACAAAATAATGCTGAAACTGATATTCCTCAGCCAGAAGAACAACAAAAAACCGTAGAAAGTAAACCTcagaaaattgaaatattaaagcCTGGAGAAGAGGCATCTACTTctccataa
- the LOC108209616 gene encoding glyoxylate/hydroxypyruvate reductase HPR3-like: MAATSSEFHDSNINNDGLPLVFYHCGQKYRGIPFREWIGTRYRLLEPSDSTFPTLSCSVRVLLCVGISEVTSEILDQLPSLECVVGSSVGVNHIDVAECCRRGIKVTSAGDAFTEDVADYAVGLLIAVLRRLSSADRFVRDGMWPVKGEYPLGLKLGGKQVGIVGLGSIGSEIAKRLEAFGCIIAYNSRKKKELVTFPYYETIHDLARNSDALIVCCTLTNETHHLINKEVLTALGKTGVIVNVGRGPLIDEKELVQSLLHGEIGGAALDVFENEPHVPEELLALNNVVLSAHKAVTTPESFSALVRVIVGNLDAFFAKQPFLSEVEPI; encoded by the exons ATGGCGGCTACTTCTTCAGAATTCCATGATTCAAACATCAACAATGATGGACTTCCTCTGGTATTCTATCATTGCGGTCAAAAATATAGGGGCATACCCTTTAGAGAATGGATCGGGACTCGTTATCGCCTCCTCGAGCCCTCTGACTCAACCTTTCCAACCCTATCTTGCTCTGTCCGGGTCTTACTCTGCGTAGGCATTTCAGAAGTGACCTCTGAAATTCTAGACCAGCTCCCTTCACTGGAGTGTGTGGTGGGTTCTAGTGTTGGAGTCAACCACATCGATGTTGCAGAGTGTTGCCGCCGTGGAATTAAAGTCACCAGTGCTGGTGATGCCTTTACTGAGGATGTTGCGGATTATGCAGTTGGCCTATTGATAGCTGTTCTTCGTCGATTGTCATCTGCTGATCGATTTGTGCGGGATGGAATGTGGCCTGTAAAAGGAGAGTATCCTCTTGGTTTGAAG TTAGGTGGGAAACAGGTTGGGATTGTTGGACTTGGAAGTATTGGTTCTGAGATAGCGAAAAGGCTAGAGGCATTCGGCTGCATCATTGCTTACAACTCGAGGAAAAAGAAAGAGCTTGTTACTTTTCCATATTACGAAACTATTCATGACCTTGCCAGGAATAGTGATGCTCTCATCGTTTGTTGCACATTAACAAACGAAACTCACCACTTGATAAACAAGGAAGTCTTGACAGCTCTGGGAAAGACCGGTGTCATAGTTAATGTTGGGCGTGGACCTCTCATTGATGAGAAGGAACTTGTACAGTCATTGCTACATGGTGAGATTGGAGGAGCTGCTCTTGATGTTTTTGAGAATGAGCCTCATGTGCCAGAAGAGTTACTTGCATTGAACAATGTGGTGCTATCTGCACACAAAGCTGTTACAACCCCGGAATCCTTTTCAGCATTGGTGAGAGTAATTGTGGGTAACTTGGATGCATTCTTTGCAAAGCAGCCCTTCCTCTCAGAGGTGGAACCTATATGA
- the LOC108209620 gene encoding expansin-A18-like, which translates to MPSFLYLWRLRILFMALSATIFGRFISAYAPIYRPSPWSLANATFYGDESASATMGGACGYGNLFNNGYGVDTAALSSTLFNNGYACGTCYQIKCVHSPWCFAGSPFTTVTATNICPPNWNQDSNNGGWCNPPRTHFDMAKPAFMKIAQWKGGIVPVMYRRVPCIKKGGLRFSFEGNGYWLLVYVMNVAGGGDISNMWVKGSKTGWISMSHNWGASYQAFATLQGQALSFKITSYTSKETIVAWNVAPSNWNAGLTYSTMVNFH; encoded by the exons ATGCCTTCTTTTCTATATTTGTGGAGACTCCGCATCTTGTTCATGGCCTTGTCTGCTACAATCTTTGGGAGATTTATATCAGCTTATGCACCGATATATCGACCTAGCCCATGGTCTCTTGCTAATGCCACTTTTTATGGAGATGAATCTGCCTCTGCAACCATGG GAGGAGCTTGTGGTTATGGGAATTTGTTCAACAATGGTTATGGGGTAGATACAGCAGCATTAAGCTCGACGTTATTTAACAATGGATATGCATGTGGGACTTGTTATCAAATAAAGTGTGTGCACTCTCCTTGGTGCTTTGCAGGCTCACCTTTTACAACAGTCACAGCAACAAACATCTGCCCTCCAAACTGGAACCAAGATTCCAACAATGGTGGCTGGTGCAACCCTCCCCGAACTCACTTTGACATGGCTAAGCCCGCCTTTATGAAAATCGCGCAGTGGAAAGGTGGCATTGTTCCTGTCATGTACCGCAG AGTTCCATGCATCAAAAAAGGGGGGCTTCGATTTTCATTCGAGGGAAATGGCTACTGGTTGTTGGTATATGTAATGAATGTAGCTGGAGGTGGTGACATATCCAACATGTGGGTAAAAGGAAGCAAAACAGGGTGGATTAGCATGAGCCACAACTGGGGAGCTTCATATCAAGCTTTCGCGACATTGCAAGGCCAGGCTCTTTCTTTCAAGATCACCTCGTATACATCTAAAGAGACCATTGTAGCCTGGAATGTTGCTCCTTCAAACTGGAATGCAGGATTGACATACAGCACCATGGTCAATTTCCATTGA
- the LOC108209619 gene encoding uncharacterized protein LOC108209619, giving the protein MGSLIFLCVILWLASSTTMTSTEAPGIKSSRLLDLLIRDYTFQTYSNNFGTGQLHTIHLPANLSGIVVSTVRYRCGSLRRYGAKFEEFHLGTGISIRPCAQRVLLVKQNLGHNWSYIYYDNYELTGYQLISPVLGLLAYNAGDDMNFSTPYEVVIQANKELITVDFSNTTRLVNLTTGLIPMCASFEHDGKVTLTNQVSENVCFAKGHGHFGMVVQSPLLPFKKKGISRWKIAVGSSIGAAIGASLLGLLLIAMLVQVKKKARMDEIERRTYEEEALQVSMVGHVGAHVANGARTVPTIEHGSRQPRRPTSFV; this is encoded by the coding sequence ATGGGATCCCTGATTTTTCTTTGTGTAATTCTTTGGTTAGCATCCTCAACAACAATGACTAGTACCGAGGCTCCAGGGATCAAATCATCTCGTCTTCTTGATCTCCTCATCAGAGACTACACATTCCAGACATACAGCAACAACTTTGGAACAGGCCAATTGCATACCATTCATTTACCAGCAAATCTATCAGGCATCGTCGTTAGTACAGTAAGGTACCGTTGTGGCAGTCTCCGGAGGTATGGTGCAAAATTTGAAGAATTCCACTTAGGCACTGGTATTTCCATCCGCCCTTGTGCTCAAAGAGTTCTTCTCGTGAAACAAAATCTCGGACACAACTGGTCATACATATATTACGACAACTACGAGTTGACAGGTTACCAGCTCATTTCCCCTGTCTTAGGCCTACTCGCTTACAATGCTGGCGACGACATGAACTTTAGTACTCCATACGAGGTCGTAATTCAAGCAAATAAAGAACTGATCACCGTAGATTTCAGTAACACCACAAGGCTTGTGAACCTCACAACAGGCCTTATACCAATGTGTGCCAGCTTTGAACATGATGGCAAGGTGACACTGACCAATCAAGTGTCCGAAAACGTGTGTTTTGCAAAAGGGCATGGTCATTTCGGGATGGTGGTTCAGTCTCCGTTGTTGCCATTCAAGAAAAAAGGCATTAGTCGTTGGAAAATCGCGGTGGGGAGCTCGATAGGAGCAGCAATAGGAGCTTCTCTTCTCGGGTTGCTTCTGATTGCAATGCTGGTGCAGGTGAAGAAGAAAGCGAGAATGGATGAGATTGAGAGGAGGACTTATGAGGAGGAGGCTTTGCAGGTGTCAATGGTGGGACATGTTGGAGCTCATGTTGCGAATGGGGCTAGGACAGTGCCAACTATTGAACATGGCTCCAGACAACCTCGTCGTCCTACTTCATTTGTCTAA
- the LOC108209618 gene encoding glyoxylate/hydroxypyruvate reductase HPR3-like, producing MWASKGDYPLASKLGGKRVGIVGLGSIGSEIAKRLEAFGCIIAYNSRKKKTHVTFPFYESAHDLARNSDALILCCALTNETRHLINKDVMKALGKTGVIVNVGRGPLIDEKELVQCLLRDEIGGAALDVFENEPHVPEELLALDNVVLSPHGAMATPESFSALVSVILGNLDAFFANQPLLSEMKLK from the exons ATGTGGGCTTCAAAAGGAGACTACCCTCTTGCTTCTAAg TTAGGGGGGAAACGTGTTGGGATTGTGGGGCTTGGAAGTATTGGTTCTGAGATTGCGAAGAGGTTAGAGGCTTTTGGCTGCATCATCGCCTACAATTCGAGGAAGAAGAAGACACATGTAACCTTCCCATTTTATGAAAGTGCTCATGACCTTGCAAGGAATAGTGATGCTCTCATTCTCTGTTGTGCATTAACAAATGAAACTCGCCACTTGATTAACAAGGATGTCATGAAAGCTCTGGGAAAGACTGGTGTTATTGTCAATGTCGGACGCGGGCCTCTCATTGATGAGAAGGAATTAGTACAATGTTTGCTACGAGATGAGATTGGAGGAGCTGCTCTTGATGTTTTCGAGAATGAACCACATGTGCCAGAAGAGCTACTTGCATTGGACAATGTTGTGCTCTCTCCACACGGAGCTATGGCAACCCCGGAATCCTTTTCAGCATTAGTTAGCGTAATTTTGGGTAACTTGGATGCATTCTTCGCGAACCAGCCCTTGCTTTCAGAGATGAAacttaaataa